The Geoalkalibacter sp. genome has a segment encoding these proteins:
- a CDS encoding restriction endonuclease subunit S: MKATDLLSTLPDSWQTVPIKTVCSYTVSNVDKHSLEDEMPVRLCNYTDVYKNDRVSPDLELMSATATEDEIDKFHLEAGDVVITKDSESWDDIGIPAYVEATADDFVCGYHLAFMRPNGYLLDGRFLFRCVQSRPVALQLELEATGVTRYGLPKGAIGNALIPLPSLETQRLIADYLDRETARIDALVAEKEKMLALLEEKRAALISRAVTRGLDPTAPLKPSGLDWLGDIPAHWEVLRLKFLVKGIDQGSSPQCYSYPAEVGQWGVLKTGCVNGGLFRENENKALPSHIDPCVVSEVQEDDVLMSRASGSADLIGSVAHVSAKPAARLLLSDKIYRLRLRPEKALPSYFVYALGADYVRHQIKAVISGAEGLANNIAKGDILEFSIVTPPVGEQFETALRLATEVSKSKSLGELLSESIAKLKERRATLITAAVTGQIPVEEMVL, encoded by the coding sequence ATGAAAGCGACAGATTTACTCTCAACTCTCCCCGATAGCTGGCAAACCGTGCCGATAAAGACTGTCTGTTCCTACACTGTCAGTAATGTCGACAAACATTCTCTCGAAGATGAAATGCCGGTTCGTCTCTGCAACTACACGGACGTTTATAAAAATGACCGCGTATCGCCTGATCTTGAGTTGATGTCGGCTACTGCCACCGAGGACGAGATTGACAAATTTCACCTTGAAGCGGGTGATGTCGTTATTACCAAGGACTCTGAATCTTGGGACGACATTGGTATCCCGGCATATGTTGAGGCAACAGCGGACGACTTTGTTTGCGGTTACCACCTAGCTTTCATGCGCCCTAACGGCTACTTGCTCGATGGGCGCTTTCTTTTTCGCTGCGTGCAGTCACGACCTGTTGCACTCCAATTGGAATTGGAAGCAACTGGAGTCACAAGGTATGGCTTACCGAAAGGAGCCATTGGCAATGCGCTTATCCCTTTGCCATCGCTCGAAACCCAACGCCTGATCGCCGACTACCTCGACCGCGAAACCGCGCGCATCGATGCGCTGGTGGCGGAAAAAGAAAAGATGCTGGCCCTGCTGGAAGAAAAGCGCGCCGCCCTGATCAGTCGCGCCGTCACCCGCGGCCTCGACCCCACCGCCCCCCTCAAACCCTCCGGCCTCGATTGGCTGGGGGATATTCCGGCGCATTGGGAGGTGTTACGGCTGAAGTTTTTGGTGAAGGGAATTGACCAAGGAAGCTCGCCCCAGTGCTACAGCTATCCAGCAGAGGTGGGTCAGTGGGGCGTGCTCAAAACAGGGTGTGTAAACGGCGGTTTATTTAGAGAAAATGAAAACAAAGCATTGCCAAGCCACATTGATCCTTGTGTCGTTAGCGAGGTGCAGGAAGATGATGTCTTGATGTCGCGAGCTAGTGGCTCTGCCGACCTAATTGGTTCTGTTGCTCATGTGTCCGCCAAACCGGCAGCAAGATTGTTGCTTTCGGACAAGATCTACCGGCTCAGATTAAGACCAGAAAAGGCTCTCCCCTCCTATTTTGTCTATGCTCTCGGCGCTGATTACGTCCGGCACCAAATCAAAGCTGTCATCAGTGGCGCAGAAGGTTTGGCGAATAACATCGCGAAGGGCGACATTCTTGAGTTCTCTATCGTCACACCCCCTGTAGGTGAACAATTCGAGACGGCTTTGAGATTGGCTACCGAGGTTTCAAAGAGCAAATCGCTAGGTGAGCTACTAAGCGAATCCATTGCCAAACTCAAAGAACGCCGCGCTACCCTGATCACCGCCGCCGTGACCGGCCAGATTCCAGTCGAAGAGATGGTTTTATGA
- a CDS encoding Fic family protein — protein sequence MKFETFTAGQWVKRYQYKSFEPVPVNHDWTWEDPTINTLLENATRALGELNAFSLIVPDIDLFIAMHVVKEAQSSSKIEGTQTGIDEALMSEEHIRPEKRDDWREVRNYIEAVNIAIAELESLPLSNRLLKQTHAILMQGVRGEHKQPGEFRSSQNWIGGSNLTDATFIPPYHENVPGLMGDLEKFWHNEEIVVPHLIRAAISHYQFETIHPFLDGNGRIGRLLIPLYLVSHGLLAKPSLYLSDFFERNRAHYYDALMRVRVSNDLIHWVRFFLNGVAQTATKGRDVFRQILALRNDAEKSVASLGKRAGNAREALHLLYRKPVIDAGDLEQALDITTPTANSLIKALIQKDILVEITGQQRGRVYSFARYLKLFVS from the coding sequence ATGAAATTCGAAACCTTCACGGCCGGTCAATGGGTCAAGCGTTATCAATACAAGAGCTTCGAGCCGGTGCCGGTCAATCATGACTGGACCTGGGAAGACCCTACCATCAACACCCTGCTGGAAAATGCTACCCGCGCCCTTGGCGAACTGAACGCCTTCTCGCTGATCGTGCCGGATATCGATCTGTTCATTGCCATGCACGTGGTCAAGGAGGCGCAATCCTCCAGCAAGATCGAGGGCACCCAGACCGGCATCGACGAAGCTCTTATGTCGGAAGAGCACATCCGCCCGGAAAAGCGAGACGACTGGCGCGAGGTGCGCAACTATATTGAAGCCGTCAATATTGCAATTGCCGAACTTGAGAGCTTGCCGCTTTCCAATCGCCTGCTGAAGCAGACCCATGCCATTCTCATGCAGGGGGTGCGCGGTGAGCACAAGCAACCGGGAGAATTCCGCAGTAGTCAAAACTGGATCGGCGGCTCGAATCTGACGGATGCCACCTTCATTCCGCCCTATCATGAGAATGTGCCGGGCCTGATGGGGGATCTGGAAAAATTCTGGCATAACGAGGAAATCGTGGTGCCCCACCTGATCCGTGCCGCCATCAGTCATTACCAGTTTGAAACCATTCACCCGTTTCTGGACGGCAACGGCCGTATTGGGCGTCTGTTGATTCCGCTCTATTTGGTGAGTCACGGTTTGCTGGCTAAACCTTCCCTTTACCTGTCCGATTTTTTCGAGCGCAACCGGGCACATTATTACGATGCGTTGATGAGGGTGCGGGTGAGCAACGACCTGATTCATTGGGTGCGTTTTTTCCTTAACGGCGTCGCTCAGACTGCCACCAAGGGCCGAGATGTTTTTCGCCAGATCCTGGCGTTGCGTAACGACGCGGAAAAGTCGGTAGCCTCCTTGGGAAAACGCGCCGGCAATGCCCGCGAAGCGTTGCATTTGCTGTATCGCAAGCCTGTGATCGACGCCGGTGATTTGGAGCAGGCCCTGGACATTACGACCCCGACCGCCAATTCGCTCATCAAGGCATTGATTCAGAAAGATATTTTGGTTGAGATTACCGGACAGCAACGCGGCAGGGTGTATTCCTTTGCACGTTACCTAAAGCTGTTCGTTAGTTAA
- a CDS encoding type I restriction endonuclease subunit R: MKQTSEAAFETAIEAVLLNDGYGKLPSGAFDTERAIFPDEALTFIRETQAKTWEKLEVLHGAETGERVLQALTKWLDTHGALTTLRHGFKCFGKTLRIAFFRPAHGLNPELEARYRANRLGITRQLYFSGKNKKSLDVVLSVNGIPVVTLELKNPLSGQTAANAIHQYRHDRDPREPIFLFTKRTLVHFAVDTEEAHMTTRLAGTSTHFLPFNKGWDGGAGNPPDKEGRNYKTAYLWEEVLQRDSLLDLLARFLHLDIEEKVTDEGKKIRKETMIFPRYHQLQAVRQMVTAAGSEGVGHNYLVEHSAGSGKSNTIGWLAHRLSSLHNDKDERIFDSVVVITDRVVLDRQLQNTIYQFDHRQGVVQKIDEDSRQLAEALESGVPIIITTLQKFPFVSGQLMKLTEERGEGSCHLPTRKYAVIIDEAHSSQSGETATELRGVLGGAELIRKAREAAREEGEAELERLFRAMAKRGRQPNMSFFAFTATPKHKTLAIFGRGGEPFHRYTMRQAIEEGFIKDVLKNYVSYKTYYKLIKKAEHDPNVERKKAARALARFMRLHPHNIGQKTEVMVEHFQQHTRHKIGGHAKAMVVTGSRLEAVRYKQEFDRTISEKGYPIKSLVAFSGTVEDDKVPSITYTEVEMNNGLREKELPETFAKPDYRVLLVAEKYQTGFDQPLLHTMYVDKRLAGIQAVQTLSRLNRTHPLKDDTFVLDFVNDPDEIQEAFRQYYDGSVMGEEVDPDRLYEVKAELDGSGIYLQDEVDAFSRIFFAPKRRQSPADHKSMNALLDQAVTRFVQLQNHEEEEAELWRGKTQAFRNLYSFLSQVIPYQDSDLEKLFTYLRHLVLKLPKRKTGPGYQFDEEVELDYYRLQKISEGSINLAEGYAKPLDGPREVGSGMVREAHIALSRLIDLINERFGSELTEADQLFFDQIAEAASQNDTLRKAAEVNSLDKFQLVFRQVLESLFIERMELNEELFTDYMSKPELQEVVSKWLGSQVYSRLSRSSGQSNAAADLHPVEP, from the coding sequence GTGAAACAAACCTCCGAAGCCGCCTTTGAAACCGCCATCGAGGCGGTCTTGCTGAATGACGGGTACGGCAAACTGCCATCTGGAGCCTTCGACACCGAGCGCGCCATCTTCCCCGACGAGGCGCTGACCTTTATCCGCGAAACCCAAGCCAAGACCTGGGAAAAGCTGGAGGTCCTACACGGGGCGGAGACCGGCGAGCGGGTGTTGCAGGCGCTCACCAAATGGCTGGACACCCACGGCGCCCTGACCACCCTGCGTCACGGCTTCAAGTGCTTCGGCAAAACCCTGCGCATCGCTTTTTTCCGTCCGGCCCACGGCCTCAACCCGGAACTGGAGGCGCGCTATCGCGCCAACCGGCTGGGCATCACCCGGCAGCTCTATTTCAGCGGAAAAAACAAAAAATCGCTGGATGTGGTCTTGAGCGTCAACGGTATTCCGGTGGTGACCCTGGAGCTGAAAAATCCCCTCTCCGGCCAGACGGCCGCCAACGCCATTCACCAATACCGCCACGACCGCGATCCGCGTGAACCGATTTTCCTCTTTACCAAGCGCACTCTGGTGCATTTCGCGGTGGATACCGAAGAGGCGCACATGACCACGCGCCTGGCCGGGACCAGCACCCATTTCCTGCCGTTCAACAAGGGTTGGGACGGCGGCGCGGGCAATCCGCCCGACAAGGAAGGCAGGAACTACAAGACCGCCTACCTGTGGGAAGAGGTATTGCAACGCGACAGTTTGCTGGATCTCTTGGCGCGCTTCCTCCATCTGGACATCGAAGAGAAGGTGACGGACGAAGGGAAGAAAATCCGCAAGGAGACGATGATCTTTCCCCGCTACCACCAGTTGCAGGCGGTTCGGCAGATGGTGACGGCGGCGGGCAGCGAGGGCGTCGGGCACAACTATCTGGTGGAACATTCGGCGGGCAGCGGCAAGAGCAACACCATCGGCTGGCTGGCGCACCGGCTCTCATCACTGCACAATGACAAGGACGAACGCATCTTCGACAGCGTCGTGGTGATCACCGACCGGGTGGTGCTCGACCGGCAGTTGCAGAACACCATCTACCAGTTCGACCACCGACAGGGGGTGGTGCAGAAGATCGACGAGGATTCGCGCCAACTGGCCGAGGCGCTGGAATCGGGCGTACCGATCATCATCACCACCCTGCAGAAATTTCCCTTCGTCTCCGGGCAGCTGATGAAACTGACCGAGGAGCGCGGCGAAGGCAGCTGTCATCTGCCGACACGCAAATACGCCGTGATCATCGACGAGGCGCACAGCTCCCAGTCGGGGGAGACGGCCACCGAACTCAGAGGCGTGCTGGGCGGTGCCGAGTTGATCCGCAAGGCCCGCGAAGCGGCGCGGGAGGAAGGCGAAGCGGAGTTGGAGCGACTGTTTCGCGCCATGGCCAAGCGCGGCCGCCAACCCAACATGAGTTTTTTCGCCTTCACCGCCACGCCCAAGCACAAGACCTTGGCGATCTTCGGCCGGGGCGGCGAGCCCTTCCACCGCTACACCATGCGGCAGGCCATCGAGGAAGGCTTCATCAAGGATGTGCTGAAAAACTACGTCAGCTACAAGACCTACTACAAGCTGATCAAGAAGGCCGAGCACGACCCCAACGTCGAGCGCAAGAAGGCGGCCCGGGCGCTGGCGCGCTTCATGCGCCTGCATCCGCACAACATCGGCCAGAAAACCGAGGTGATGGTCGAGCACTTCCAGCAGCATACCCGCCACAAGATCGGCGGCCACGCCAAGGCGATGGTGGTCACCGGTTCACGGCTCGAAGCGGTGCGCTACAAGCAGGAGTTCGACCGCACCATCAGCGAGAAGGGCTATCCCATCAAGAGCCTGGTGGCCTTTTCCGGCACGGTGGAAGACGACAAGGTGCCTTCGATCACCTACACCGAAGTCGAGATGAATAACGGTTTGAGGGAAAAGGAGCTACCCGAAACCTTCGCCAAGCCCGATTATCGGGTGCTGCTGGTGGCGGAGAAGTACCAGACCGGCTTCGACCAGCCGTTGTTGCACACCATGTACGTGGACAAGCGGTTGGCCGGGATTCAGGCGGTGCAGACCCTATCGCGGCTGAACCGCACCCATCCGCTGAAGGACGACACCTTCGTGCTCGATTTCGTCAACGACCCGGACGAGATTCAGGAGGCGTTTCGCCAGTATTACGACGGTTCGGTCATGGGGGAGGAAGTCGATCCGGATCGGCTGTACGAGGTGAAAGCCGAACTGGACGGGTCGGGCATCTACTTGCAAGACGAGGTGGACGCATTCTCGCGCATCTTCTTTGCGCCCAAGCGCCGCCAAAGCCCGGCTGACCACAAGAGTATGAACGCCCTGCTGGATCAGGCGGTGACCCGCTTTGTCCAGTTGCAAAACCATGAAGAGGAAGAAGCCGAACTGTGGCGCGGCAAAACCCAGGCGTTTCGCAATCTCTACAGCTTTTTGAGTCAGGTCATTCCCTACCAGGACAGCGATCTGGAAAAGCTCTTTACCTATTTGCGCCACCTGGTCCTGAAACTGCCCAAGCGCAAGACCGGGCCGGGATACCAGTTTGATGAGGAGGTGGAGCTTGATTACTACCGGTTGCAGAAGATCAGCGAAGGCTCGATCAACCTGGCCGAGGGCTATGCCAAGCCGCTCGACGGACCACGCGAGGTTGGTTCCGGAATGGTGCGTGAAGCCCACATTGCCCTGTCGCGTTTGATTGACCTGATCAACGAGCGCTTCGGCAGCGAGTTGACAGAAGCGGATCAGCTTTTCTTCGATCAGATCGCCGAGGCCGCCAGCCAAAACGATACCCTGCGTAAAGCCGCCGAGGTGAATTCTCTCGACAAGTTTCAGCTGGTCTTCCGGCAAGTGTTGGAATCCCTGTTCATCGAACGCATGGAGCTCAACGAGGAGCTGTTTACCGATTACATGAGCAAGCCGGAACTACAGGAGGTGGTTTCCAAATGGCTGGGTAGTCAGGTTTATTCACGTCTGTCGCGCTCTTCCGGCCAAAGCAACGCGGCGGCCGATTTGCACCCTGTTGAGCCCTGA
- a CDS encoding glycosyltransferase: protein MLLWLGCALLLVHILIGLEVVRGARRIDFLRDIPPSAGEELPTVSLIAAARDEERNLQAALESLLALDYPALQLILVNDRSRDLTGQILDTLAARDPRLEVVHLQELPAGWLGKNHALWEGSRRARGDLLLFTDADVLMAPDTLRRAVHYVQRHDLDHLAATPETRMSGRFLNLLAASFGFFLGLFTRPWLADDPRSACHIGIGAFNLVRAAAYRDSGGHQRIALRPDDDLKLGKILKQQGYRQRLIYGDGFIGVEWYASVREMVVGLEKNVFAGFDYQPWRVLGAVLFLVGVVVWPYLALFLTSGATLGVYAVGVILLSLIVADGLRLHGYRPWQALGFAPAAGLLAFIFLRAMILNLVRGGITWRGTFYPLDELRRNRV from the coding sequence GTGCTGCTCTGGTTGGGTTGCGCCCTGTTGCTCGTCCACATCCTGATCGGCCTTGAGGTGGTCAGGGGCGCGCGCCGCATTGATTTTCTGCGTGACATCCCGCCGTCGGCGGGCGAGGAACTGCCGACGGTGAGCCTCATCGCCGCGGCGCGCGATGAAGAGCGCAACCTGCAAGCGGCGCTCGAATCGCTGCTTGCCCTCGATTATCCTGCCTTGCAGCTCATCCTCGTCAATGACCGCTCCCGCGACCTCACGGGCCAGATTCTCGATACGCTGGCCGCCCGCGACCCGCGCCTTGAGGTCGTGCATCTGCAGGAGCTGCCGGCCGGCTGGCTGGGCAAAAACCACGCGCTTTGGGAAGGCAGCCGCCGCGCGCGGGGCGATTTGCTGCTCTTTACCGACGCCGATGTGCTCATGGCGCCCGACACCCTGCGGCGCGCGGTGCATTATGTCCAGCGCCATGACCTCGACCATCTCGCCGCCACCCCGGAAACACGCATGTCGGGGAGATTTCTCAATCTGCTGGCCGCCAGTTTCGGGTTTTTCCTCGGCCTTTTTACCCGCCCGTGGCTGGCGGACGACCCCCGCAGCGCCTGCCATATCGGCATCGGTGCCTTCAATCTGGTGCGCGCCGCCGCCTATCGCGACAGCGGCGGCCATCAGCGCATCGCCCTGCGCCCCGATGATGATCTCAAGCTGGGCAAGATCCTCAAGCAGCAGGGCTATCGGCAGCGCCTGATCTACGGGGATGGATTCATCGGCGTCGAATGGTATGCAAGCGTGCGCGAAATGGTGGTGGGCCTGGAAAAAAACGTGTTCGCCGGATTTGACTACCAGCCCTGGCGCGTTCTGGGGGCCGTGCTGTTTCTGGTCGGCGTCGTGGTCTGGCCCTACCTCGCCTTGTTTCTCACCAGCGGCGCAACCCTTGGGGTCTATGCCGTCGGCGTGATCCTGCTCAGCCTGATCGTCGCCGACGGCCTGCGCCTGCACGGCTATCGCCCCTGGCAGGCGTTGGGTTTCGCCCCCGCCGCCGGCCTTCTGGCCTTCATCTTTCTGCGCGCCATGATTCTCAATTTGGTCCGAGGCGGCATCACGTGGCGCGGTACCTTTTATCCTCTGGACGAGTTGCGCAGGAACCGGGTCTGA
- a CDS encoding CIA30 family protein, whose protein sequence is MAARVIFDFLDPAAIRAWHSIDDVVMGGRSRSRVGGDAQDGMIFTGTLSLENGGGFASIRSVVGRYDLSRARGVRLILRGDGLRYKFSLRCDSAFDGISYQASFVTFGDDWQDLALPWAAFVPTYHGRVLTQAPPLNPADICSFGLILADRQQGPFRLAVRGLLALEGDGDGEQIAAPDPARG, encoded by the coding sequence ATGGCGGCACGGGTGATCTTCGATTTTTTGGACCCGGCCGCCATCCGGGCCTGGCACAGTATCGACGATGTGGTGATGGGTGGTCGCTCGCGCAGTCGGGTGGGGGGCGACGCCCAAGACGGCATGATTTTCACGGGCACCCTGTCGCTGGAAAATGGCGGGGGCTTTGCCTCCATCCGCTCGGTGGTCGGGCGCTATGACCTGAGTCGCGCGCGGGGCGTGCGCCTGATCCTCAGGGGCGATGGTTTGCGCTACAAATTCTCCTTGCGCTGCGACAGCGCCTTTGACGGTATCTCCTATCAGGCGTCCTTTGTCACCTTCGGCGATGACTGGCAGGATCTGGCCTTGCCCTGGGCGGCGTTTGTGCCGACCTACCATGGCCGGGTGCTCACTCAGGCGCCACCCCTCAACCCCGCCGACATTTGCAGTTTCGGCCTGATTCTCGCCGATCGGCAGCAGGGGCCGTTCCGCCTGGCTGTTCGCGGCCTTCTGGCGCTGGAAGGGGACGGGGATGGGGAACAAATCGCCGCTCCCGACCCCGCGCGGGGCTGA